In Nocardia sp. NBC_01327, the genomic stretch CGGCGATCCGCTCAGCGGGGTACCCGGGCCGTGGGCCACCGCCGAACGCGCCCGATTGCGCCGCCTGCACCGGGCCCTGCGCGAAGACCTCATCGAAGTCACCGTGCAGCGCGGCGACTATTCCGATGCCATAGCCGAATTGGAAGCCCTGATCCCGGGCGACCCGCTCAGTGAGCGGCTGCGCGGGCTCATGATGACCGCCCTGTACCGGGCGGGCCGCCGCACCGAGGCGCTCGGTGAATATCAGCGCATTCGGCGACTGCTGGTGTCGGAGCAGGGCATCGAGCCCGGACCGGCCCTGCTGGAACTGCATCGGCAGATTTTGGCCGATGAACTGCCCGCCCGCGTGTACGTCACCGCCCCGGTTCCGGCGGTGGCGCCGCTGCCGGCCCAATTACCGCCGGACACCGCCGATTTCACCGGTCGCGGCGAGCTGGTGCGGGAGCTGAGCGCCGCATTCGGCGCCGGAACGTCGATCGTGGCCATCTCCGGTATGGGCGGGGTCGGTAAGACCGCGTTGGCTCTGCATGTGGCGCACCGGATTCGGGAGCAGTATCCGGACGGACAGCTGTATGTCGATCTGCACGGTGCGGGTGCCGATCCGGCCGACCCCGAACAGGTGCTCGGAGTTTTTCTGCGCGCTCTGAACGTGGCGCAGCGTGAGGTGCCCGGCGGTGTGGCCGAGCGTGCGGCATTGTTCCGGTCCGTGGTCAGCGGTCGCCGCATGCTGCTGGTGCTCGACAATGCCAGTGACGCGGCGCAGGTCGCGCCGCTGCTGCCGGGCGGTCCCGGTTGTGCGGTACTGGTCACCGCGCATCGCCCGCTCACCGCGCTGCCCGGGGTGCGATCGGCGGCTCTGCCGGTGCTCGACGCCGCGGAGGCCGTCGCGCTGTTCAGCCGCATTGTCGGCGCGGCGCGGGTGGCCGCCGAACCGGAGGCGACCCGGCGCATTGCCGAACTGTGCGGACTGCTGCCGATGGCCGTGCGCATCGTGGCGGCGCGGGTCGCGGCGCGGCCGCAGTGGACGATCGTCTCCGAGGCCGACCGGCTGGCCGATGAACGCCATGACCTGGACCGTTTCCGGACCGGGGAGCTGGCGCTGGCCGTCGCCTTCCGTGCCGGATACGAGCAGCTGCCCGCTGCCGCCGCACGGGCATTCCGCCTGCTGGCGGTGGCCGAGCTGCCGGATCTGCCGCTCGCGGCCACGGCCGCGGTGCTCGATACCACCGAGCCGCTCGCCGAGGATCTGTGCGAGGAACTGGTCGATCGCGGCATGCTCGAGACCGTCGGGCGCGGTCGCTACCACTATCACGACCTCATGCGATTGTTCGCGCTCGGCCGTGAGGGCGGCGATGCCGCGGTGGACGTCACCGAGCGGCTGCTCGACTACTACCTGGCCACCATGAAAACCGTGCTGCGCGTGCGACATCCGGGCTTACGCCTGACCCTGGCCCCGACCGGGCATCCGGGCACCCGCCTGGCCGATCTGGACGCCACCCGCGATTTCCTGACTATCGAGCGCCGCAATCTGGTCGCGCTGTACCGCCTCGCCGTGGCGGGCACCCCGCACCATCGGGTGCTGGCCGCCGATCTGGCCCTGTCGGTGGCCGAAACCATGCTCGCCGGTGATGCCACAGTGGATGTGGAGAAGGCGCTCGAGGAATTGATCCGGGCGCTCGAGGCCGACGGCAATACGGTGGCGGCGGGCCGAGCCCGATTGGCCTTGGTTTTCGCGCTGGTCTCGGAATTCGGCGAGCCCGAGCGGGCGGCCGGGCATCTGCACCGGCTCTTCGCCGATACCGATCCCGATGCCGAACCGTGGGTGGCGGGCACCGCGCACGTGTTCGCGGGCATTATCGGGTTGTACCGCCAGGATCCGATGAGCGCCGCCACGCATTTCGCCCATGCGCTGCGCCTGTATCGGCTCGGTGCGAGTCCCGAATGCGTGCGGGTCGCCTATTCGTGCCTCGCCCAGGCCTATTCGGCGGCGGGCCGCAATCGTGACTCGCTCGCCGCGGCCGCGCGTGCGGTCGTGGGCGACTCGCAGCCGGGTACCCGCCGGAATGTCATGTGGGCGTTGACCGAAGCGGCCTGGGTGATCAGCAAGGAGGGTGACGGCGAACTGGGCACCCTGCTGTTCGACGCCGCCCTGCGCGCCGCCCGCCGCGCCGGCGCCCTGCGCTTCGAATCCGCCGTCCACTCTCGCGCCGCCCTCGCCCATCTGAGCGCCGACCGCCTGCTGCAGGCCGTCGAGCAGGCCGAGCGCGCCGAGGCCACTCGCGAATCCTCCCGGGTGGGCGGTCTGCACACCTACAACATGCTGGTCCGCTACACCGCCCTGCACCGCCTGGGCCGCACTCTCGACGCCGCCGAGTGCTACCGCACGGCCGCCAGCCAGATCCCCGACTTCGAAGCGGCCCTGACTCGCTGGACCGCGCCGCCGGGTCCCACTCCGATCGGCACTCGACCGGCCGCGATCCCCGCCGCCAGCTGACTGTTCTGTCCGTTTTCATGGCCAATCCCACAGCGCTGTTGTGGGAGGGTCGAGTGTTGCGGATGGTCCGTATGGTGCGGTTGCGGCTAGCCTGGGGTGCATGCCAGGTAAGTCCCGCGGTACCGCAACGTCACGTTCGCGAGCGGGATCGACGCGGGGGCAGACTCCTGCACGGTCTCGGGCGAGCACTCCGCGCACCGCTGCGCGCGGTCGCACCACGGCCGCGGCGCGGGGGAATGCCGGTCGGAGCGCTGCGGCGCGCCGCCGTCCCGCACCTCGGCGCACATCGAATACCGCTCCACTGGCGGTGGTCACCCGCGGCGTGAGCAGCGGGTGGAACATGCTGGCGCGGGGGCTGGGTGCGAGCACCCGGGCCCTGAGCCGCGCCGGGGAGATCGAGCACGGGCACCGGCGGGACGGAATCGCGCTGGGGCTGGTCGGTTTCGGATTCCTCATTGTCGCGGCGGTATGGCTGTCCGCGGGCGGGCCGGTCGGGCACTGGGTGGATGCCGCGATTCGCGCGGTCTCCGGATCCGCCTCGGCGGCACTGCCGTTCGTATTGATCGGCATCGCGATCATTCTCATGCGCACCGAAGCGCATCCGGAGATCCGGCCGCGACTGGTGCTGGGCGGGCTGCTGGTCGGGCTGCCGGTGCTGGGGCTGTGGCATATGGCGGCCGGTGCACCGGCCGATGCGCACGGTCGCGCGCATGCCGCCGGCTTTGTCGGCTATGTCATCGGCGGCCCGCTGCGTGACGGTTTGAGCGCGTGGCTGGCCGTCCCACTGCTGTTGCTGGCCATCGGATTCGGCATTCTGCTGCTCACCGGCACCACGGTGCGTGAGGTTCCGGAGGCCCTGCGCGAGATCTTCGGCACCGGCAGCGGTGGCGACGAATACGAGAGCTACTCCGACGAACCCGGCCTCTACGACCCGGAAAACTATGATGCGGACGGCTTCCCGCGTCATGAGCGCGTGCGCGGCAAGCGCCGCGGCCGTGCGCCCTCGGAGAATTATCCGGTCGACGAATTCGGCGGCTCCGATGCCGTCACCGAGGTGATGGGCGAACCGCCGCTGCAGGCCGCCAAGGAGATCGTGGCCGAGGAGAAGCCGAAAGCCAAGGTGCGCAAGGTTCCTCCCAAGGTGGTCGATCAGACCCCGCCGCCGCCGGTGGCGCAGCAGTTGGAGTTCGTCACCGAGCGTGAGGTGGACGGCGACTATCAGCTCGCGCCGCTGAGTCTGCTCACCGACGGTGATCCGCCCAAGCTGCGCAGTGCCGCAAACGATTCCATGATCGAGGCGATCAGCGAGGTGCTGATCCAGTTCAAGATCGACGCCGCGGTCACCGGATTCGTGCGCGGCCCGACGGTCACCCGGTACGAGGTCGAGCTCGGCCCCGGCGTGAAGGTCGAGAAGATCACCGCGCTGGCCCGCAATATCGCCTATGCGGTCGCCACCGAGAATGTGCGCCTGCTCGCCCCGATCCCGGGCAAGTCGGCGGTCGGCATCGAAGTCCCCAATGCCGACCGGGAATTGGTGCGCCTGGCCGATGTGCTCAAGGCGCCCACCACCCGCGCCGATCACCATCCGCTGGTCATCGGCCTCGGCAAGAATATCGAGGGCGAATTCGTCTCCGCCAACCTGGCCAAGATGCCACACCTGCTGGTCGCCGGTTCCACCGGTTCCGGTAAGTCGAGTTTCGTGAACTCCATGCTGGTTTCGCTGCTGCACCGGGCGACGCCCGAAGAAGTGCGCATGATCCTCATCGACCCCAAGATGGTGGAACTGACGCCCTACGAAGGCATTCCGCATCTGATCACGCCCATCATCACCCAGCCGAAGAAGGCGGCCGCCGCGCTGACCTGGCTCGTGGAGGAGATGGAACAGCGGTATATGGACATGCAGGCCAATAAGGTTCGCCATGTCGACGACTTCAACCGCAAGGTGAAGTCGGGCCAGATCACCGCGCCCCTGGGCAGCGAACGCGTCTATCGCCCGTACCCGTACATCCTCGCCATCGTCGACGAGCTCGCCGACCTCATGATGACCGCCCCGCGCGACGTCGAGGACGCCATCGTCCGCATCACCCAGAAGGCCCGTGCCGCAGGCATTCACCTGGTGCTGGCCACCCAGCGCCCCTCGGTGGACGTGGTCACCGGTCTGATCAAGACCAATGTCCCCTCCCGCCTGGCCTTCGCCACCTCCTCGCTGACGGACTCGCGCGTCATCCTCGATCAGCCCGGCGCCGAAAAGCTCATCGGTATGGGTGACGCCCTCTTCCTCCCCATGGGCGCGAGCAAACCCACCCGCCTACAGGGCGCCTTCATCTCCGACGAAGAGATCTCCGCCGTAGTCGAATTCGCCAAGACGCAGGCCGAACCCGAATACCAGGAAGGCGTCACCGCCGCCAAGGCCGGCGAGAAGAAGGAGGTCGACGCCGATATCGGCGACGACCTCGAACTGCTCGTGCAGGCCATCGAACTGGTCGTCACCTCCCAATTCGGTTCCACCTCGATGCTGCAGCGCAAACTCCGCGTTGGTTTCGCCAAAGCCGGCCGCCTCATGGACCTCATGGAAACCCGTGGCGTAGTGGGCCCCAGCGAAGGCTCCAAGGCCCGCGACGTCCTCATCAAATCCGACGAACTCGACGGCCTGCTCTGGACCATCCGAGGCGGCGGGGGCGAGCCCCCGTCCGACGACGAGGCCCCGGAAGAAGAGTGAGCTGAAACGCCAGGATTCGAACCTGGACTGACGAAGTCAGAGTTCGCCGTGCTGCCGTTACACCACGTTTCATCGAAAGTTGGTATGCCCGAGAGGAATCGAACCTCCAGCCTCCTGCTTCGTAGGCAGGCGCTCTATCCGTTTGAGCTACGGGCATATGGCCCCGCGCGGATGTCGCCATTGACATCTACTCCGCACTGAGGTGCGCGGGGGCTGGTTGGGTCGGGTTCCCTCGGCGGGATTCGAACTCGCACTGGACAGGGTCTGAGACTGCTGCCTCTACCAATTGGGCTACGAGGGATCGGTAATGCGGGGGTGGATACGGAAAAGGGCCGCTCCGTGGCGAATTCGCCAGAGCGGCCCTGGAGGGTCTATTCGTCAGACCTCAGGAACCGCCGCGAATGCGCTGGCGGAGAACCGATACGGGGAGAAGTGCCTGCGGCGAGCGGGCACCATAAATCCAGCGTTGCCGCTGATTCAGTAGCTGCTGCCCGGTCATACTGCTGCCTTCCGTGGAGGTTCGGTGGATCGTTGAAATAACGGTAGCACCGCGTATTAGGTTGGGAAAACGAATTAGTGGGCCCACGCTATATTCCGGTGATGACGAACTCGCCTTATGCAGTGGAGGTAGTGCCCGTGGGCCGGGTGGTCGGAGGGCGCGGTGAGGCGTTCGACGACAACTGGGGGGCCGTCGAGGCCGCCATCGAACTGGATGCGGAGCGGTTCACGCCCGAGGCGCTCGCCGGTCTCGGGGATTTCTCGCACCTGGAGGTGGTCTATCACTTCCACCTGGTGCCGGAGGGCAAGGTGGAGACCGGGGCCCGGCATCCGCGCAACCGCCAGGATTGGCCGCTGGTCGGGATCTTCGCCCAGCGCGGGAAGAACCGGCCCAACCGGATCGGGGTCTCCCGGTGCCGCCTGCTGGGCGTCGACGGCCTGACCGTGCAGGTGGCGGGCCTGGATGCGATCGACGGAACCCCGGTGCTCGATATCAAGCCCTATATGAGCGAGTTCGGTCCTCGGGGAGATGTGCACCAGCCCGAGTGGTCGACCGAGCTGATGGGCGAATACTTCTGAGCCGAGCGGATATGCCGCGCCGCTATGAAATGGCCTGGGAACCTAGGTAGTTCAGGAGGATCTGGGCGTCGTCGCCGTAGTCGACGTGGGCGTTCGAGGCGTAGAACTTGGCCATGGTTATGCCTTGACGGCTCAGTTGCACCAGGTCGTTGATGCACTGGGGCCCACCGATATTGAGCAGGGCGCGCACGGCCACCCGCAGGTCGCCGCGCACCGCGGTGGCGAACGGGCCGACAACGGCGCCGGCCAGATCCAGTCCCGCCGGGGTGAGGGTCGCGACGTCGGCGGCGGCGCCGAGCGAATCGCCCCGGGTGAGGGATTCGACTGCGCGCCAGAGGGTTTCCTGCATCTGCCCGACGTCTCCGGCGATGCGCAGGATATCGATTCGGGTCAGGACATCGGCGATGACGCTCTCGGCCGCGGTCCAGCCCGAGGGGTCCACGGTGCCTGCCGCGCGGATGACCGAGGCGATGAGGGGCAGATCCACGCCCGCGGCCGCCTGGACCATCGGGGCCAGATCCGCATTGAGATCGCTCGCGATCTGGTGCGCACCCCGAATATCACCGGATTGGATCGCCGCAGGCAGACCGGTGAGACCGTCGAGAATGGTCGGCAGCTTCGCCGCGGTCGCCGTCCAGCCTGCGCCCACCTTCACGGCCTGCGCGATGAGCGTGCCGGGGTCGGTGCTGGCGGGGATCAGCGAGGCGATCGGTGCGGGATCGCCGCTGAGCACCCGGCCGAGCGCGGCGAGGAACGGTGAGGCGGTGGCATTGAGCGAGCAGTACAGATCACCGTCGGCGCACAGGGTGCGCACCCGGTCGGTCAGCGCGCCGAAATCCTGGCTCCGGTTTCCGGCGATACCGTGACCGGGTTGCGGATCACCCAGTGACAGTGTGGTATTCGGGTTGCGGTGCGGATCGGCCAGTAGCCCGACGCCGACCACCCGATCGGCGCCGACCGGGCCTTCGCCATTCCCGATCGCGGTGGCGACGTCGCCGATGCCGTCCGCGCCCTGGCTGTATCCGGCGAGGATGACCCGCGTCGAGGCGCACAGGCCGCCGATCATGGTGTGCAATCGGTTCTCGAGGGTGCTCAGCGATTGCGCGTAGCTCAGTCCCTGATCGAAAGCGCTTGCGGCATAAGGGGCATAGAGCACGGTGATATCGCTGCCGAATTGCCGCTGCAGACCGTCACCGATCGGCCTGAGCATGCCGACCGGCACGGTGGGATCCGCGTCGGAACGCGTCTCCCAGGTTCCCGGCGCGAAAATCGCGGTATACGGGGTGCAGTGCTGCGCGCCGCGCGTCTGCGCGTGCGCATCGCCGACCACCACGGTCCCGACCATGACGGCCACGGCGACCAGGGTCGCCGCGCACGAGGTCGCCAGCCTGCTCATCGTTGAATTCCTCTGTTGCCGATGGGGATTCGGGCCCGTGCGCCGGGTGTTCGTTCCCGCCGCGCAGTCATGGCCAATTGTCGCCACTCGCTGTCGAATCCGCAGGCTTTTCAGACACATACTTATTTCAGAATGTGCTAAGTGAAACTTATAAGGTAGGCTGATCATATGGATGATGGCCTGGACCCCGCCGAGGTCGCCGCCGCGCTGCTGGCCGGCGTCGGTCTGCTGGTTCGCCGGATTCGCCAGGTGCCGACACCGGGTGAGCTCACGATGCCCGAGCGCGCCGCGCTATCGCATCTGGATCGCTCCGGCCCCGCCACCTCCGCGGCGCTCGCCAGGGCGATGCAGATCACCGCCCAGTCCATGGGGGCGACGACCGGCGCCCTGCGCGCACGGGGTCTGGTCGAACGCCGGCCCGACCCGGACGACGGCCGGCGGGTTGTGCTCACCGTCACCGACACCGGCCGGCAGGCGCTGCAGAACAAGCGCGACGCACGGACCGAACTCCTTGCCCAGGCCATGACCAGCGGCACATTCACTCCGACGGAGCTGGAGCAACTCGCCTCGGCCGCAGCGCTTCTCGAGCGACTGGCCCAGAACATCTGAACGGAACCATGAGCACCAACCTGATGACGGAGACGTCCGCCCCGCCCCGCGCGAGCGGTGATCGGTACAAGTGGACGGCACTGACGAACACCACCGCCGCGGTCTTCATGTCCGCGCTGGACGGCTCGATCGTGCTGATCGCCCTGCCCGCGATCTTCCGGGGCATCCACCTGGACCCGCTGGCTCCGGGCAATATCGCCTACCTGCTGTGGATGATCATGGGATACCGGCTGGTCCAAGCCGTTCTGGTGGTCACGGTCGGCCGGCTGGGCGATATGTACGGCCGGGTCCGCCTCTACAACTCCGGATTCGCGGTCTTCACCTTCGCCTCGATCCTGCTGTCCTTCGATCCGCTGGATGGCGGCCACGCGGCGATGTGGCTGATCGGGTGGCGGGTGCTGCAGGCCGTCGGCGGATCGATGCTGACCGCGAACTCGGCCGCGATCCTGACCGACGCCTTCCCCGAGGAGCAGCGCGGTTTCGCCCTCGGCGTCAATCAGGTGGCCGCCCTGGCGGGGATGTTCATCGGCCTGGTCGCCGGCGGTCTGCTGGCGGCCTGGGACTGGCGGGCGGTGTTCTGGGTGAATGTGCCTGTCGGACTGTTCTTTACGGTGTGGGCCTACCGGACGCTGCGCGAGACCGGCAAGCGTGACGGCGGCCGGATCGACTGGTGGGGCAATATCACCTTCGCGGTGGGTCTGAGCTCGATTCTGATCGCGGTCACCTTCGGCCTGCAGCCCTACGGCGGGCACACCATGGGCTGGACCAATCCGCTGGTCGACACGTTGATCGTCGGCGGACTCGCCCTGTTGGCGGCCTTCGTCGTCATCGAGAACCGGGTCAGCGCACCGATGATCCAGATGAGCCTGTTTCGCCTGCGCGCCTTCACCTTCGGCAATCTGGCGGGTCTGGCCATTTCGATCGGGCGCGGCGGGATGCAGTTCGTGCTGATCATCTGGCTGCAGGGCATCTGGCTTCCCCTGCACGGCTACGACTTCGAGAGCACACCGCTGTGGGCGGGCATCTTTATGCTGCCGCTGACCGCCGGATTCCTTGCCGCAGGACCGGTTTCGGGGTACCTGTCCGACCGTCTCGGCTCGCGGGGGCTGGCCACCGGCGGTGCGCTGCTGTTCGGCGCCAGCTTCCTGGGGTTGATGGTGCTGCCGATCGACTTCAGCTACTGGACTTTCGCACTGCTGATCGCGCTCAACGGAATTGCCAGCGGCATGTTCGCCTCCCCGAACTCCTCGTCGATCATGGGCAGTGTGCCGCCGCGGGCCCGCGGTGTGGCCTCCGGTATGCGGGCCACCTTCCAGAACTCCGGCACCGCCGTCTCCATCGGAGTGTTCTTCTCCCTCATGATCGCCGGGCTGGCCAGCAGCCTTCCGCACACCCTCACCAGCGGTCTGCAACAGCAGGGCGTGCCGGCCGACGTCGCCACCCAGGTCGGCAACCTGCCCCCGGTGTCGTCCCTGTTCGCCGCGCAACTCGGCGTCAACCCGATCCAGAACCTGCTCCAACCCAGTGGCGCGCTGACCCACCTGACCGCAGCCCAGCAGCAGACCCTGACCGGGCGTGAGTTCTTCCCGACCCTGATCTCCGGGCCGTTCCACTCGGGTCTGGTCATTGTGTTCGGCTTCGGCGCCGTCCTCGCCGTCCTCGCGGCGATCGCCTCCCTGCTGCGCGGAACCGCTTCCGCTCCAGCCGCTTCCGCTCCGACCTCTCCAGGAGAAGTACATATGACGCTGACAACGATCGACCCCACCTCCGCGCTGATCGTGATCGACCTGCAGCAGGGCATCGTCTCCGCCCAGAGCGACCCCGCGGTCGCCGATGTCGTCAAGCAGGCGGCACACCTGACCGCCGAGTTCCGCCGGCACAAGCTGCCCGTGGTGCTGGTCAATGTCACCGGGCGCGCACCGGGACGCACCGAGGCCGGACGGCCCGGGGGACTGGGCGCGCTGCCGGCCGGCTGGGCCGACCTCATCGACGAACTCGATGTGCAGCCGACCGACCACCTGATCACCAAGCGGCGGCGCAGCGCGTTCCACGACACCGGGCTCGACACCCTGCTGCGGGATCTGGGCGTCACCCAGATCGTGCTCGCGGGCATTTCGACCAGCGCCGGTGTCGAGTCGACCGCGCGCTCGGGCGCCGACTACGGGTACCACGTCGTTCTGGCCACCGACGCCATGCTCGATCCGGATGCCGATTCGCACCGGCACAGCATCGAGCGCGTCTTCCCTAAACTCGGCGAAACCGCCACCGCCGCAGAGGTTATCGACATGGTCGGGGCGACCCGATGACCCTGCTCGGCCGACTCCTGCACCACCGCAGAGCGGGCGATACGCACACGGCGTGGAACCTGCCCAATCTGCACGGCCCCGAGCTGCTGACGCTGACCAGCGAGCATTTCGCCCACGGCGCCGCGATACCGCTGCCGCAGTGCGCCAAGCACATCGGCGGAGCGGACCTGTCGCCCCACCTGGCCTGGACCCCACCGCCTCCGGGCACCGTGCAGCTGCTCCTGGTCGTCGAGGACATCGACGTCCCGATCGCCAAGCCCGCCGTGCACTGCGCCGCCTTGATCGACCCGTCCCTCGGGCACCTGGACCCCGGCGCCCTCGGCGCGCGGCGGCCAGGTGCCGGAGTCCAGCTGCTGCGCTCCACCATCGGCCGCGGATATCACGGTCCCGCACCCATCAAAGGCCATGGGCCGCACCACTACATCTTCCAGCTGTTCGCGCTTTCCGCCGCCGTCGCCGCCGCACCCCACCGTGCCCGGCCCCGCACCCTCCTGCCCGTCATCACCGCACCCGTCCTCGACCGTGCGCGGTTGACCGGCGTCTTCGAACGCTGACCTGGAATCGGGTCGTACAGCCCGATGCGATAGCCCCGGCCTACCGAGACAGAGCCGCCAGCAGCTTGGTCAGAAACCGGGGGAGATGCGGGTCGGTGTCGGAGGTGGAGAAGTCGTCGATGCCCCACCAGCGCTGGTCGCTGAATTCCCTGGAATCGAGCCGGTAGGGGTGTGTTCGGTCGCCGCGGATCACGTACCAGAGGGAGACGTCTTCGTGGCAGGCGCCGATGCCCACCGTGGTGGTGATGGTCAGCAACAGCGGTTCCGGGCCGACGACCGAGAATTCGGCCTCGATGCCGATCTCCTCCGCAGCCTCGCGCCCGGCGGTCGTCAAGGGATGCTCGCCGGGGTCGACATGACCGCCGGTGGGCAGCCACAAACCCGCTTTCCGATGGTGCCCCAAGAGGATTGCGCGCGCGTCCGGGTCGATCAGCACCACGTAGCTGACCAGGTGACGGGCGGGCGTGGCGGGCTTGGCGCGGCGGAAGACATCGTCGGTCTGCCCGAGCCAGCGCAGCGTCTCGTCGAGGTGCCGGCGTTCGAGGTCGTCGAGGGGAGCGACATTCCGGACAATATCGGCGATGGCGGCCGTGGCAGCTTCCATGACCGGGCACCTTAATCGTGCTCACCGACAACCGATTCGCGCTAGCGCTTCGCCTAGTGCATCGACCAGGAACTGGTGGCGGTGGTTTGTCGCGTTATGCCGCCACCAGTTCCTGATGATCTTGTCGGTGTATTCCGTGCCAGTGAGAGCCTGTGTGGCTCGGTGTGGTTGTGGTGAAAGGATGTGGGTGTGCGGGTGCTGGTGACTGGGGCGGGCGGTTATGTGGGGCGGGGTGTGGTGGCTGCGCTGGGTGCGGCTGGGCATGAGCCGATCGCGATGGTGAGTGCTCGCGGGGGCGTGGTTCCCGGCGCGAGTGAGGTGCGAACAGCCGATCTGCTCGATCCGGGGGCGCTGCGGCGGGCGGTGGCCGATGTCGAGGTGGTGTGCCATTTGGCAGGCCTCGGCCGGGCTCGCGAATCGGTGCGTGATCCGCTGCCGTTCTTCCGGGTGAATACCGCGGGAACCGTCGCTCTGCTCGAGGCGATGGCCGCCGAAGGAGTGTCCCGGATCGTGTTCTCATCGACCGGGGCGATCTACGGATCCCCGGAGCGGCAGCCGATGAGCGAGGATATGCCGGATTCCCCGCCGCACCCGTACGCGGCCAGCAAGCTCGCCGCCGAACTCGCAATCGAAGCGCAAGCCGAGGCAGGGAACCTTGGCGCAGTGATCGTCCGCCTGCTGAACGTCGCAGGGGGAGCGGACCCGGATCCCACCCGCCTCATCCCCCGCGTAATCGCCGCGGCAGCAGGCGAAAGCGCGCTGCACATCAATGGTGACGGCACTGCGGTACGCGACTACCTCCACGTCGACGACGCGGCCGCCGCCTTCGTATCCTGCATCGAACAGGTCCCCGCACCCGGTGTCCACACTCGCTACAACATCGGAAGCGGTTCCGGGGCAAGCATTCTCGACGTAGTCGCCGCGGTCGAACGGGCAACCGGGCGAACCGTCGCCCGCATCCACGGCCCCGCCGCCCCCGAACCTGCCGCTCTGATCAGCAATCCGGCGAAGGCCCAGGCCGAACTCGGTTGGTCACCAAAGCATTCCGGCATCGACGAGATCGTCGCCGACACCTGGCGGGCCGCCGCGCACGGCTGATCAAGGTCGAGTTGCCAAGCCGTCCAGGACGATTCGCAGGTTTCGAGTCCATTGGTCGTCGGCGGCCCGCAGGCCGACGGTGTGCGGGTCGGTGGCGACGCCCGCGAGGGCGAATGCGACGTCTTGCCAGGTGATGTCGGTGCGCAGGGCGCCGCTGGACTGGGCTCGTTCGACCAAGGTGCGCAGGCCTTCTCGCAGGTCGGTGATGGTGGCTTCGAGATCGCAGGCGCCGGTGCCGCCCAAAGCCTCGTTGACACCGCAGCTTTCGGCGCGCAGGCGGACGTAGGTGGCGGCGAAGTCGCGGAAACCGTTCCAGGGGTCGGGATCTGCGAGGGCGCGATCGGCGGCGGCTACGCCCTCTTCGAGAACTTCCTCCAGGACTGCCTGCAGCAGTGCCTCGAGTGAGGGGACACGGCGGTAGAAGGTGCCCTTGCCGACACCTGCGCGCAAGGCGATCTCCTGGGCGGTCACCGCGACGCCGGTATCCGCGA encodes the following:
- a CDS encoding AfsR/SARP family transcriptional regulator is translated as MTWQLALLGPVELVSDGAPGSPMPPKQQAALVILACARGRTVSIEELVDGIWGAERPASAVGALRNYAWALRKHLSAQPGTMLLASESRGYRLDGPLELDIDGIDRYRAEAESARGAGQLEQADAALRALLGLWRGDPLSGVPGPWATAERARLRRLHRALREDLIEVTVQRGDYSDAIAELEALIPGDPLSERLRGLMMTALYRAGRRTEALGEYQRIRRLLVSEQGIEPGPALLELHRQILADELPARVYVTAPVPAVAPLPAQLPPDTADFTGRGELVRELSAAFGAGTSIVAISGMGGVGKTALALHVAHRIREQYPDGQLYVDLHGAGADPADPEQVLGVFLRALNVAQREVPGGVAERAALFRSVVSGRRMLLVLDNASDAAQVAPLLPGGPGCAVLVTAHRPLTALPGVRSAALPVLDAAEAVALFSRIVGAARVAAEPEATRRIAELCGLLPMAVRIVAARVAARPQWTIVSEADRLADERHDLDRFRTGELALAVAFRAGYEQLPAAAARAFRLLAVAELPDLPLAATAAVLDTTEPLAEDLCEELVDRGMLETVGRGRYHYHDLMRLFALGREGGDAAVDVTERLLDYYLATMKTVLRVRHPGLRLTLAPTGHPGTRLADLDATRDFLTIERRNLVALYRLAVAGTPHHRVLAADLALSVAETMLAGDATVDVEKALEELIRALEADGNTVAAGRARLALVFALVSEFGEPERAAGHLHRLFADTDPDAEPWVAGTAHVFAGIIGLYRQDPMSAATHFAHALRLYRLGASPECVRVAYSCLAQAYSAAGRNRDSLAAAARAVVGDSQPGTRRNVMWALTEAAWVISKEGDGELGTLLFDAALRAARRAGALRFESAVHSRAALAHLSADRLLQAVEQAERAEATRESSRVGGLHTYNMLVRYTALHRLGRTLDAAECYRTAASQIPDFEAALTRWTAPPGPTPIGTRPAAIPAAS
- a CDS encoding DNA translocase FtsK; this encodes MPGKSRGTATSRSRAGSTRGQTPARSRASTPRTAARGRTTAAARGNAGRSAAARRRPAPRRTSNTAPLAVVTRGVSSGWNMLARGLGASTRALSRAGEIEHGHRRDGIALGLVGFGFLIVAAVWLSAGGPVGHWVDAAIRAVSGSASAALPFVLIGIAIILMRTEAHPEIRPRLVLGGLLVGLPVLGLWHMAAGAPADAHGRAHAAGFVGYVIGGPLRDGLSAWLAVPLLLLAIGFGILLLTGTTVREVPEALREIFGTGSGGDEYESYSDEPGLYDPENYDADGFPRHERVRGKRRGRAPSENYPVDEFGGSDAVTEVMGEPPLQAAKEIVAEEKPKAKVRKVPPKVVDQTPPPPVAQQLEFVTEREVDGDYQLAPLSLLTDGDPPKLRSAANDSMIEAISEVLIQFKIDAAVTGFVRGPTVTRYEVELGPGVKVEKITALARNIAYAVATENVRLLAPIPGKSAVGIEVPNADRELVRLADVLKAPTTRADHHPLVIGLGKNIEGEFVSANLAKMPHLLVAGSTGSGKSSFVNSMLVSLLHRATPEEVRMILIDPKMVELTPYEGIPHLITPIITQPKKAAAALTWLVEEMEQRYMDMQANKVRHVDDFNRKVKSGQITAPLGSERVYRPYPYILAIVDELADLMMTAPRDVEDAIVRITQKARAAGIHLVLATQRPSVDVVTGLIKTNVPSRLAFATSSLTDSRVILDQPGAEKLIGMGDALFLPMGASKPTRLQGAFISDEEISAVVEFAKTQAEPEYQEGVTAAKAGEKKEVDADIGDDLELLVQAIELVVTSQFGSTSMLQRKLRVGFAKAGRLMDLMETRGVVGPSEGSKARDVLIKSDELDGLLWTIRGGGGEPPSDDEAPEEE
- a CDS encoding SAM-dependent methyltransferase; translation: MTNSPYAVEVVPVGRVVGGRGEAFDDNWGAVEAAIELDAERFTPEALAGLGDFSHLEVVYHFHLVPEGKVETGARHPRNRQDWPLVGIFAQRGKNRPNRIGVSRCRLLGVDGLTVQVAGLDAIDGTPVLDIKPYMSEFGPRGDVHQPEWSTELMGEYF
- a CDS encoding cutinase family protein — protein: MSRLATSCAATLVAVAVMVGTVVVGDAHAQTRGAQHCTPYTAIFAPGTWETRSDADPTVPVGMLRPIGDGLQRQFGSDITVLYAPYAASAFDQGLSYAQSLSTLENRLHTMIGGLCASTRVILAGYSQGADGIGDVATAIGNGEGPVGADRVVGVGLLADPHRNPNTTLSLGDPQPGHGIAGNRSQDFGALTDRVRTLCADGDLYCSLNATASPFLAALGRVLSGDPAPIASLIPASTDPGTLIAQAVKVGAGWTATAAKLPTILDGLTGLPAAIQSGDIRGAHQIASDLNADLAPMVQAAAGVDLPLIASVIRAAGTVDPSGWTAAESVIADVLTRIDILRIAGDVGQMQETLWRAVESLTRGDSLGAAADVATLTPAGLDLAGAVVGPFATAVRGDLRVAVRALLNIGGPQCINDLVQLSRQGITMAKFYASNAHVDYGDDAQILLNYLGSQAIS